Proteins from one Xiphophorus hellerii strain 12219 chromosome 8, Xiphophorus_hellerii-4.1, whole genome shotgun sequence genomic window:
- the LOC116723999 gene encoding nucleolysin TIA-1-like isoform X1, with protein MDDEQPKTLYVGNLSRDVTEALILELFSQIGPCKSCKMIVDTAGHDPYCFVEFYEHRHATATIAAMNGRKILGKEVKVNWATTPTSQKKDTSSHFHVFVGDLSPEITTDDIKAAFAPFGKISDCRVVKDMATGKSKGYGFVSFFNKWDAENAIQQMGGQWLGGRQIRTNWATRKPAPKTTNETASTKQLSFDEVLNQSSLSNCTVYCGGVTQGLTEQIMRQTFSPFGQIMEIRVFPEKGYSFVRFNSHEAAAHAIVSVNGTSIEGNIVKCYWGKETADIVQGPIQQVQMAQQNTLSFAAQPYNQWGQWYSNTQQISQYVPNGWQVPSYGVYGQAWDQQGYNHLHAGAGWTGLGAVSNGGMVEPGQGVNGTMLTNQAGMSTTGYPTH; from the exons ATGGACGACGAGCAGCCGAAAACCCT GTATGTGGGGAACCTGTCCAGGGACGTGACAGAGGCCCTCATCTTGGAATTGTTCAGCCAGATTGGGCCTTGTAAAAGCTGCAAAATGATAGTAGAT ACAGCAGGTCACGATCCATACTGCTTTGTGGAGTTCTATGAGCATAGACACGCCACTGCTACAATCGCAGCCATGAATGGTCGGAAAATACTGGGTAAG GAGGTGAAGGTCAACTGGGCCACGACCCCAACGAGCCAGAAGAAAGACACAAGCA GCCACTTCCATGTTTTTGTTGGAGACCTTAGTCCAGAAATCACCACAGATGACATAAAAGCAGCTTTTGCTCCTTTTGGAAAAATATC GGACTGTCGCGTTGTGAAAGACATGGCCACAGGTAAATCTAAAGGCTATGGTTTTGTCTCCTTCTTCAACAAATGG GATGCAGAGAACGCCATCCAGCAAATGGGGGGCCAGTGGCTAGGAGGACGGCAGATAAGGACCAACTGGGCCACGAGGAAGCCGGCTCCTAAAACGACAAATGAAA cAGCCAGTACCAAACAGCTCTCTTTCGATGAGGTGTTAAATCAGTCCAGCCTCAGTAACTGCACAGTCTACTGTGGAGGAGTCACACAAGGTCTCACAG agcAAATAATGAGACAGACCTTCTCACCTTTTGGCCAAATAATGGAGATCCGTGTTTTCCCAGAAAAAGGCTACTCCTTTGTGAG GTTTAACTCCCACGAGGCCGCAGCTCATGCCATAGTTTCTGTAAACGGTACCTCCATAGAGGGCAACATTGTAAAGTGCTACTGGGGGAAAGAAACAGCAGACATTGTACAGGGCCCCATACAGCAGGTACAGATGGCACAG CAGAACACACTGAGCTTTGCAGCCCAACCCTACAACCAGTGGGGCCAGTGGTACAGCAACACGCAACAGATCAGTCAGTACGTGCCCAACGGATGGCAGGTGCCAAGCTACGGCGTCTACGGACAGGCCTGGGATCAGCAGGGCTACAA TCATTTACATGCTGGAGCTGGATGGACGGGCTTGGGCGCCGTGAGCAACGGGGGCATGGTGGAGCCTGGGCAGGGAGTCAACGGGACAATGCTAACCAACCAGGCAGGCATGAGCACCACTGGATACCCCACCCACTGA
- the LOC116723999 gene encoding nucleolysin TIA-1-like isoform X2, with amino-acid sequence MDDEQPKTLYVGNLSRDVTEALILELFSQIGPCKSCKMIVDTAGHDPYCFVEFYEHRHATATIAAMNGRKILGKEVKVNWATTPTSQKKDTSSHFHVFVGDLSPEITTDDIKAAFAPFGKISDCRVVKDMATGKSKGYGFVSFFNKWDAENAIQQMGGQWLGGRQIRTNWATRKPAPKTTNETASTKQLSFDEVLNQSSLSNCTVYCGGVTQGLTEQIMRQTFSPFGQIMEIRVFPEKGYSFVRFNSHEAAAHAIVSVNGTSIEGNIVKCYWGKETADIVQGPIQQVQMAQNTLSFAAQPYNQWGQWYSNTQQISQYVPNGWQVPSYGVYGQAWDQQGYNHLHAGAGWTGLGAVSNGGMVEPGQGVNGTMLTNQAGMSTTGYPTH; translated from the exons ATGGACGACGAGCAGCCGAAAACCCT GTATGTGGGGAACCTGTCCAGGGACGTGACAGAGGCCCTCATCTTGGAATTGTTCAGCCAGATTGGGCCTTGTAAAAGCTGCAAAATGATAGTAGAT ACAGCAGGTCACGATCCATACTGCTTTGTGGAGTTCTATGAGCATAGACACGCCACTGCTACAATCGCAGCCATGAATGGTCGGAAAATACTGGGTAAG GAGGTGAAGGTCAACTGGGCCACGACCCCAACGAGCCAGAAGAAAGACACAAGCA GCCACTTCCATGTTTTTGTTGGAGACCTTAGTCCAGAAATCACCACAGATGACATAAAAGCAGCTTTTGCTCCTTTTGGAAAAATATC GGACTGTCGCGTTGTGAAAGACATGGCCACAGGTAAATCTAAAGGCTATGGTTTTGTCTCCTTCTTCAACAAATGG GATGCAGAGAACGCCATCCAGCAAATGGGGGGCCAGTGGCTAGGAGGACGGCAGATAAGGACCAACTGGGCCACGAGGAAGCCGGCTCCTAAAACGACAAATGAAA cAGCCAGTACCAAACAGCTCTCTTTCGATGAGGTGTTAAATCAGTCCAGCCTCAGTAACTGCACAGTCTACTGTGGAGGAGTCACACAAGGTCTCACAG agcAAATAATGAGACAGACCTTCTCACCTTTTGGCCAAATAATGGAGATCCGTGTTTTCCCAGAAAAAGGCTACTCCTTTGTGAG GTTTAACTCCCACGAGGCCGCAGCTCATGCCATAGTTTCTGTAAACGGTACCTCCATAGAGGGCAACATTGTAAAGTGCTACTGGGGGAAAGAAACAGCAGACATTGTACAGGGCCCCATACAGCAGGTACAGATGGCACAG AACACACTGAGCTTTGCAGCCCAACCCTACAACCAGTGGGGCCAGTGGTACAGCAACACGCAACAGATCAGTCAGTACGTGCCCAACGGATGGCAGGTGCCAAGCTACGGCGTCTACGGACAGGCCTGGGATCAGCAGGGCTACAA TCATTTACATGCTGGAGCTGGATGGACGGGCTTGGGCGCCGTGAGCAACGGGGGCATGGTGGAGCCTGGGCAGGGAGTCAACGGGACAATGCTAACCAACCAGGCAGGCATGAGCACCACTGGATACCCCACCCACTGA
- the si:ch1073-398f15.1 gene encoding cardiomyopathy-associated protein 5 produces MDTLTEDLARSDVEAEMTMLGAEDAAEQNVEARDEVENLRNSLREAVHDDSVRPKMQCLLMDTSFSMVTMQGEDSGIAWETTASRCATPWTPEAGTVDVSSPAPVRLGASGSQPAGKIIFVMDEEMIARQRKPKERVNNQKSKAEREQELWDETFDSVSGRPELVEVSQPNVKTEAEGEQEEATDLLEDKEQRLFRIVSEGSEILNIVVPPKFATVDEEESKEMVDNLSYLKESLVPKTSAETQDNDLPFSAETGDQIKVLPPTGPGAMDPPGAPVARPPVRGVTGNVDYFEAFSLIEAQAPGSPAVIPQGQGEHEAKTATDNLDAEKPVAPEDHKTTKSVDIDKSDTVSLEEITSDLLDDVFYGSTENYSLKSMDDEVGLAKSPISRLASKPSGSSLFGSQEDILTPIFLPEGPPKIIDQILLEEPTAMAFLYSDLYEEALGSRKKEEDAESMTSEKSFHSRHSDREARGYLEKFVLIDETPAVETEQQEKEIFTSEESRTLPQDMYDFEDVLAKSEKERQHSDDVTDFFRSSANSSPCDIEPFPRSLEEDDIQTAKSSIKTQKSVTIAAEKVSETPVDPLGFSSYEFLPDEPDWEDVDDGPTHLDRRSVGGEELGRQEFELNKPDVPPRRKTASSPAKSCLDLTPLTPVDMITQEKEEAGGKEHRVEEKETASPVETADEGDGNEEDTVATESEVAQLDSDPVELKTGALESESTKESDETTVTDAKPDEEEETKPNEDRSESQQATTTTGLKETDVETEVNSEKQEDRPTTSSAEPAVNKKQCVIL; encoded by the exons ATGGATACATTGACAGAAGATTTAGCACGGTCTGATGTCGAAGCCGAAATGACGATGTTGGGGGCGGAAGATGCAGCAGAACAAAATGTTGAAGCAAGAGATGAAGTGGAGAACCTTCGAAACAG TTTACGTGAGGCCGTCCACGATGACAGCGTCCGACCTAAAATGCAGTGCCTGCTGATGGACACCTCTTTCTCCATGGTGACCATGCAAGGCGAAGACAGCGGGATCGCGTGGGAAACAACCGCGAGTCGCTGTGCCACACCTTGGACACCTGAAGCAGGAACAGTGGATGTTAGCTCACCTGCTCCAGTCCGACTCGGAGCATCGGGGTCTCAGCCTGCAGGAAAGATCATATTTGTCATGGACGAAGAGATGATCGCAAGACAGAGGAAACCTAAAGAAAGGGTGAACAATCAGAAGAGCAAAGCGGAAAGAGAGCAAGAACTTTGGGATGAAACCTTTGACAGCGTCTCAGGGCGACCAGAGTTGGTAGAAGTGTCCCAGCCCAATGTAAAAACTGAAGCGGAAGGGGAACAAGAGGAGGCGACTGATCTTCTGGAGGACAAAGAGCAGCGTTTGTTCAGGATAGTGTCAGAAGGTTCAGAAATCCTCAACATTGTCGTCCCTCCTAAATTTGCCACCGTGGACGAAGAGGAGAGCAAGGAAATGGTGGACAACTTGTCATATCTGAAGGAGAGTCTTGTTCCCAAAACCAGTGCAGAGACTCAAGACAATGACTTACCATTCTCAGCAGAAACTGGtgatcagataaaggttttaccTCCTACAGGTCCTGGTGCAATGGACCCACCAGGGGCTCCGGTGGCCAGACCGCCAGTGAGAGGAGTGACTGGGAATGTGGACTACTTTGAGGCGTTCTCTCTGATTGAGGCCCAGGCTCCAGGAAGTCCTGCTGTGATTCCACAAGGGCAGGGGGAGCATGAGGCAAAAACAGCCACTGACAACCTGGATGCTGAGAAACCAGTGGCACCTGAAGACCACAAAACGACCAAAAGTGTGGACATTGATAAATCAGACACAGTAAGTTTAGAGGAAATAACCAGTGACCTTCTAGATGATGTCTTCTATGGCAGTACAGAAAACTACTCTTTAAAAAGTATGGATGATGAAGTTGGACTAGCAAAAAGTCCGATATCTAGGCTTGCTTCCAAACCAAGTGGTTCGTCTTTGTTCGGTAGCCAAGAGGACATCCTGACACCAATCTTCCTACCTGAAGGACCACCAAAAATTATTGACCAAATATTGCTGGAAGAGCCGACAGCCATGGCTTTCCTTTACTCTGACCTGTATGAGGAAGCATTGGGCAGTAGGAAAAAGGAGGAGGATGCAGAAAGCATGACGTCTGAGAAGTCCTTCCATAGCAGGCATTCAGACCGAGAGGCCAGAGGTTACTTAGAGAAATTTGTCCTGATTGATGAGACCCCTGCAGTGGAAACAgaacagcaagaaaaagaaattttcaCATCAGAGGAATCTCGGACTCTACCTCAAGATATGTATGACTTTGAAGACGTTCTCGCCAAGTCTGAAAAAGAGAGGCAACACTCAGACGACGTCACGGACTTCTTCAGGTCTAGTGCCAATTCTTCTCCCTGTGACATAGAACCTTTCCCTCGATCCCTAGAAGAGGACGACATTCAAACAGCAAAGAGTAGCATCAAGACTCAAAAAAGCGTCACAATAGCTGCAGAAAAAGTCTCAGAAACCCCAGTAGATCCTCTCGGCTTTTCAAGCTATGAGTTCCTGCCAGATGAACCAGACTGGGAGGATGTAGATGATGGTCCTACACACCTAGACAGAAGATCTGTTGGAGGAGAAGAACTGGGAAGGCAAGAATTCGAGCTCAATAAACCAGATGTCCCTCCCAGGAGAAAGACGGCATCCTCTCCTGCTAAATCCTGCTTGGATCTAACACCTCTTACTCCGGTTGATATGATTACACAAGAGAAAGAGGAGGCTGGAGGAAAGGAGCACAGGGTGGAGGAAAAAGAGACAGCATCACCCGTAGAGACTGCTGACGAAGGAGACGGAAATGAAGAAGACACTGTGGCGACTGAATCCGAAGTTGCACAACTTGACAGCGATCCAGTTGAGTTGAAAACCGGGGCCCTGGAGAGTGAAAGCACAAAAGAGTCTGATGAGACGACTGTCACAGATGCAAAACcagatgaagaggaagaaacaaaACCGAATGAAGATAGAAGTGAGAGTCAACAAGCAACGACCACTACAGGACTCAAAGAAACAGATGTTGAGACAGAGGTTAATTCGGAGAAACAAGAAGACAGACCCACCACCTCATCAGCTGAGCCTGCTGTAAACAAAAAGCAGTGTGTAATACTTTAG
- the LOC116723999 gene encoding nucleolysin TIA-1-like isoform X3 — protein MDDEQPKTLYVGNLSRDVTEALILELFSQIGPCKSCKMIVDTAGHDPYCFVEFYEHRHATATIAAMNGRKILGKEVKVNWATTPTSQKKDTSSHFHVFVGDLSPEITTDDIKAAFAPFGKISDCRVVKDMATGKSKGYGFVSFFNKWDAENAIQQMGGQWLGGRQIRTNWATRKPAPKTTNETSTKQLSFDEVLNQSSLSNCTVYCGGVTQGLTEQIMRQTFSPFGQIMEIRVFPEKGYSFVRFNSHEAAAHAIVSVNGTSIEGNIVKCYWGKETADIVQGPIQQVQMAQQNTLSFAAQPYNQWGQWYSNTQQISQYVPNGWQVPSYGVYGQAWDQQGYNHLHAGAGWTGLGAVSNGGMVEPGQGVNGTMLTNQAGMSTTGYPTH, from the exons ATGGACGACGAGCAGCCGAAAACCCT GTATGTGGGGAACCTGTCCAGGGACGTGACAGAGGCCCTCATCTTGGAATTGTTCAGCCAGATTGGGCCTTGTAAAAGCTGCAAAATGATAGTAGAT ACAGCAGGTCACGATCCATACTGCTTTGTGGAGTTCTATGAGCATAGACACGCCACTGCTACAATCGCAGCCATGAATGGTCGGAAAATACTGGGTAAG GAGGTGAAGGTCAACTGGGCCACGACCCCAACGAGCCAGAAGAAAGACACAAGCA GCCACTTCCATGTTTTTGTTGGAGACCTTAGTCCAGAAATCACCACAGATGACATAAAAGCAGCTTTTGCTCCTTTTGGAAAAATATC GGACTGTCGCGTTGTGAAAGACATGGCCACAGGTAAATCTAAAGGCTATGGTTTTGTCTCCTTCTTCAACAAATGG GATGCAGAGAACGCCATCCAGCAAATGGGGGGCCAGTGGCTAGGAGGACGGCAGATAAGGACCAACTGGGCCACGAGGAAGCCGGCTCCTAAAACGACAAATGAAA CCAGTACCAAACAGCTCTCTTTCGATGAGGTGTTAAATCAGTCCAGCCTCAGTAACTGCACAGTCTACTGTGGAGGAGTCACACAAGGTCTCACAG agcAAATAATGAGACAGACCTTCTCACCTTTTGGCCAAATAATGGAGATCCGTGTTTTCCCAGAAAAAGGCTACTCCTTTGTGAG GTTTAACTCCCACGAGGCCGCAGCTCATGCCATAGTTTCTGTAAACGGTACCTCCATAGAGGGCAACATTGTAAAGTGCTACTGGGGGAAAGAAACAGCAGACATTGTACAGGGCCCCATACAGCAGGTACAGATGGCACAG CAGAACACACTGAGCTTTGCAGCCCAACCCTACAACCAGTGGGGCCAGTGGTACAGCAACACGCAACAGATCAGTCAGTACGTGCCCAACGGATGGCAGGTGCCAAGCTACGGCGTCTACGGACAGGCCTGGGATCAGCAGGGCTACAA TCATTTACATGCTGGAGCTGGATGGACGGGCTTGGGCGCCGTGAGCAACGGGGGCATGGTGGAGCCTGGGCAGGGAGTCAACGGGACAATGCTAACCAACCAGGCAGGCATGAGCACCACTGGATACCCCACCCACTGA
- the dtwd2 gene encoding DTW domain-containing protein 2, with the protein MDNGPCVCSPVTLEENGLPACGGSYADDELVDAFGDLAALPVEVEERRPTCLRCRRPQKVCLCPFLPQQPLEVSTCLYVVQHPAEESRVLRTVPLLAACLPQGKCNVIVGRRFNEEKHPELAAVCRDDRTLILYPGPKSQSLEELAQRLEISAVKHNVIIIDGTWSQAKNMFLKNSMFHLPKQVQLNRNLSSQYVIRTQPSNICLSTLECAAVALSVLEQNDEIQEILLRPLKALCSFQLQHGAQVHHSKEHLLRNGMYDKPMPKNKRKIKRMEKLMTDHSVCPR; encoded by the exons ATGGACAATGGTCCTTGTGTGTGCTCTCCTGTCACCCTGGAGGAAAACGGACTTCCAGCCTGTGGCGGTTCGTACGCAGACGACGAGTTAGTGGACGCCTTCGGAGACTTGGCTGCTCTCCCGGTTGAAGTTGAGGAAAGAAGACCGACCTGTTTGCGCTGCCG TCGCCCTCAGAAGGTGTGTCTCTGTCCCTTTCTCCCGCAACAACCACTGGAGGTGTCCACATGTCTGTACGTTGTGCAGCATCCCGCAGAG GAAAGCCGAGTGCTTCGGACTGTGCCTCTTCTTGCTGCTTGTTTGCCACAGGGAAAATGCAACGTTATCGTAGGAAGGCGGTTTAATGAGGAAAA GCATCCAGAGCTAGCCGCAGTGTGTCGGGATGACAGAACGCTCATCCTGTACCCCGGACCTAAATCCCAGAGCCTGGAGGAGTTGGCGCAACGCCTGGAGATCTCCGCCGTGAAGCACAATGTGATCATTATAGATGGCACGTGGAGCCAGGCGAAAAACATGTTCCTGAAAAACAGCATGTTCCACCTGCCCAAACAG GTCCAGCTTAATAGGAATCTGTCGAGCCAGTACGTGATCCGGACTCAGCCCTCCAACATCTGTCTGTCCACATTGGAATGCGCCGCCGTGGCCTTGTCGGTCCTAGAGCAGAACGATGAGATCCAAGAG ATATTGCTGAGGCCTCTGAAAGCCCTGTGCTCCTTCCAGCTGCAGCACGGCGCTCAGGTTCACCACAGCAAAGAGCATCTGCTTCGAAACGGCATGTATGACAAACCCATGCCGAAAAACAAGCGCAAGATCAAAAGGATGGAAAAGCTAATGACGGACCACAGCGTCTGTCCAAGATGA